A single Paenibacillus sp. FSL R5-0517 DNA region contains:
- a CDS encoding isoprenyl transferase, whose product MIKRVRSWWNGADKQETLTISEDNIPQHVAIIMDGNGRWAKRLGLPRIAGHQNGMKAVKRATIAADELGIKYLTMYAFSTENWTRPKEEVDFLMRLPQEFLAIELDELIEKNVRIRMMGQEEHLPSHTINALREAIRLTEHNTGLVLNFAMNYGSRREMTDCVKQIALHVKSGELSAEDITPELIDRHMLTVDMPDPDLLIRTSGELRLSNFMLWQLAYSELWFTDIYWPEFGKKHLLEAVAEYQRRTRRYGGLK is encoded by the coding sequence ATGATCAAACGGGTTCGGTCGTGGTGGAATGGGGCTGACAAGCAGGAAACGCTGACTATATCCGAGGACAATATCCCGCAGCACGTCGCCATCATCATGGACGGCAATGGACGATGGGCCAAACGTTTGGGACTCCCGCGTATAGCCGGGCACCAAAATGGCATGAAGGCGGTCAAACGTGCGACCATCGCGGCGGATGAACTGGGCATCAAATATCTGACGATGTACGCTTTTTCGACAGAAAACTGGACGCGTCCAAAAGAAGAAGTGGATTTTCTGATGCGACTTCCGCAAGAATTTCTGGCCATAGAGCTGGATGAACTAATAGAAAAAAATGTGCGCATTCGCATGATGGGCCAAGAGGAACATTTACCTTCTCATACCATCAATGCCTTGCGGGAAGCCATTCGTCTTACGGAACATAATACAGGTCTCGTTTTGAACTTTGCAATGAACTATGGAAGTCGTCGTGAAATGACGGACTGTGTTAAACAGATTGCTCTGCATGTAAAATCGGGGGAACTATCTGCAGAGGACATAACACCCGAACTCATTGACAGGCATATGCTGACGGTTGATATGCCTGATCCGGATCTGCTGATCCGGACGAGCGGAGAGCTTAGATTAAGCAACTTTATGCTTTGGCAGCTTGCATATAGTGAATTATGGTTTACGGATATATACTGGCCCGAATTTGGCAAAAAGCATTTGCTTGAAGCAGTAGCCGAATATCAGCGCAGAACAAGGCGTTACGGCGGTTTGAAATAG
- a CDS encoding phosphatidate cytidylyltransferase: MKQRLTTGIIAGVLFLGFCMLGGPWYHGLVLLMALIGYYEFVKMTGVKPFSGVALIGYAGVFAIVFPWEMLWEARPLSLFQVIWIVMLVLMTASVVTKNKVPVNTVAMLFLGVLYIGIGFYYIAESRHLHHGLFWTFLLLGSIWASDAGAYFVGKLIGRNKLWPSISPNKTVEGALGGIVIAIVTSIIFALVSDGLLSWQRAIVIGIACAVVGQMGDLIQSAYKRVYNIKDSGNLLPGHGGILDRCDSWIVVFPFVHILMLLPY; encoded by the coding sequence TTGAAACAGCGATTAACGACAGGAATCATAGCAGGTGTGTTGTTTTTAGGTTTTTGCATGCTGGGCGGACCCTGGTACCATGGTTTGGTATTGCTTATGGCTCTCATCGGTTATTATGAATTTGTTAAAATGACCGGGGTGAAGCCTTTTTCAGGTGTGGCCCTGATTGGATACGCTGGTGTTTTTGCCATTGTGTTTCCTTGGGAAATGCTTTGGGAGGCCAGACCGCTATCCTTATTTCAGGTCATCTGGATTGTAATGCTTGTACTGATGACCGCTTCGGTTGTTACCAAAAATAAGGTGCCCGTAAATACAGTGGCCATGCTTTTCCTTGGCGTGTTGTATATAGGAATCGGTTTCTATTACATTGCAGAATCCAGACATCTGCATCATGGGTTGTTCTGGACGTTTCTGTTGCTGGGCTCCATATGGGCCAGTGATGCAGGAGCTTACTTTGTAGGGAAACTCATTGGTAGAAATAAGCTGTGGCCTTCCATCAGTCCAAACAAAACCGTGGAGGGTGCATTGGGTGGCATCGTAATTGCAATTGTTACGTCTATTATTTTTGCATTAGTGTCAGATGGTTTGCTTTCCTGGCAGAGAGCAATTGTGATTGGGATTGCCTGTGCAGTTGTAGGTCAGATGGGTGACTTGATCCAGTCTGCTTACAAACGTGTATATAATATCAAGGATTCAGGTAATCTTCTCCCAGGGCATGGAGGCATTCTTGATCGGTGCGACAGCTGGATTGTTGTTTTTCCATTCGTACATATACTAATGCTACTGCCCTATTAA